The Apodemus sylvaticus chromosome 22, mApoSyl1.1, whole genome shotgun sequence genome includes a region encoding these proteins:
- the Gpn3 gene encoding GPN-loop GTPase 3 isoform X1 encodes MPRYAQLVMGPAGSGKSTYCSTMVQHCEALNRSVQVVNLDPAAEHFSYPVMADIRELIEVDDVMEDDSLRFGPNGGLVFCMEYFANNFDWLESCLGHVEDDYILFDCPGQIELYTHLPVMKQLVQQLEQWEFRVCGVFLVDSQFMVESFKFISGILAALSAMISLEIPQVNIMTKMDLLSKKAKKEIEKFLDPDMYSLLEDSTGDLRSQKFKKLTKAVCGLVDDYSMVRFLPYDQSDEESMNIVLQHIDFAIQYGEDLEFKEPREHEEESSSMLDEYFQERQKE; translated from the exons AGCACCTACTGTTCCACCATGGTTCAGCACTGTGAGGCCCTCAACCGATCTGTCCAGGTGGTCAACCTGGACCCGGCGGCAGAGCACTTCAGCTACCCTGTGATGGCTG ACATCCGAGAACTGATCGAGGTGGACGACGTGATGGAAGACGATTCTCTGCGGTTCGGTCCCAACGGAGGGCTGGTGTTCTGCATGGAGTACTTCGCCAATAACTTTGACTGGCTGGAGAGCTGCCTAGGCCATGTTGAGGACGATTACATCCTTTTTGACTGTCCAG GTCAGATTGAGCTCTACACCCACCTGCCCGTGATgaagcagctggtccagcagctGGAGCAGTGGGAGTTCCGGGTGTGCGGGGTCTTCCTGGTTGACTCTCAGTTCATGGTGGAGTCGTTCAAG tTTATTTCTGGCATCCTGGCTGCCTTGAGTGCCATGATTTCTCTAGAGATCCCACAGGTTAACATCATGACGAAGATGGACCTGCTGAGTAAGAAAGCCAAGAAGGAAATTGAGAA GTTTCTAGATCCAGACATGTACTCTCTGCTAGAAGATTCAACAGGTGACTTAAGAAGCCAAAAGTTCAAGAAGTTGACGAAGGCCGTGTGTGGCCTG GTCGACGACTACAGCATGGTCCGCTTTCTGCCGTACGACCAGTCGGACGAGGAGAGCATGAACATCGTGCTGCAGCACATCGACTTTGCCATTCAGTACGGGGAGGACCTGGAGTTCAAGGAGCCGAGGGAGCACGAAGAGGAGTCCTCCTCCATGCTCGATGAGTACTTTCAAGAACGGCAGAAAGAGTGA
- the Gpn3 gene encoding GPN-loop GTPase 3 isoform X2, which translates to MVQHCEALNRSVQVVNLDPAAEHFSYPVMADIRELIEVDDVMEDDSLRFGPNGGLVFCMEYFANNFDWLESCLGHVEDDYILFDCPGQIELYTHLPVMKQLVQQLEQWEFRVCGVFLVDSQFMVESFKFISGILAALSAMISLEIPQVNIMTKMDLLSKKAKKEIEKFLDPDMYSLLEDSTGDLRSQKFKKLTKAVCGLVDDYSMVRFLPYDQSDEESMNIVLQHIDFAIQYGEDLEFKEPREHEEESSSMLDEYFQERQKE; encoded by the exons ATGGTTCAGCACTGTGAGGCCCTCAACCGATCTGTCCAGGTGGTCAACCTGGACCCGGCGGCAGAGCACTTCAGCTACCCTGTGATGGCTG ACATCCGAGAACTGATCGAGGTGGACGACGTGATGGAAGACGATTCTCTGCGGTTCGGTCCCAACGGAGGGCTGGTGTTCTGCATGGAGTACTTCGCCAATAACTTTGACTGGCTGGAGAGCTGCCTAGGCCATGTTGAGGACGATTACATCCTTTTTGACTGTCCAG GTCAGATTGAGCTCTACACCCACCTGCCCGTGATgaagcagctggtccagcagctGGAGCAGTGGGAGTTCCGGGTGTGCGGGGTCTTCCTGGTTGACTCTCAGTTCATGGTGGAGTCGTTCAAG tTTATTTCTGGCATCCTGGCTGCCTTGAGTGCCATGATTTCTCTAGAGATCCCACAGGTTAACATCATGACGAAGATGGACCTGCTGAGTAAGAAAGCCAAGAAGGAAATTGAGAA GTTTCTAGATCCAGACATGTACTCTCTGCTAGAAGATTCAACAGGTGACTTAAGAAGCCAAAAGTTCAAGAAGTTGACGAAGGCCGTGTGTGGCCTG GTCGACGACTACAGCATGGTCCGCTTTCTGCCGTACGACCAGTCGGACGAGGAGAGCATGAACATCGTGCTGCAGCACATCGACTTTGCCATTCAGTACGGGGAGGACCTGGAGTTCAAGGAGCCGAGGGAGCACGAAGAGGAGTCCTCCTCCATGCTCGATGAGTACTTTCAAGAACGGCAGAAAGAGTGA